One window of Leifsonia sp. AK011 genomic DNA carries:
- a CDS encoding YbaK/EbsC family protein, translating into MSDRRADAYVEKLAALGIEIEAREMTESTHTAQQAAEAIGCPVEAIVKSLLFRAGDDFVLVLASGPHRVDTDLVGALVGAPVSMADAKSVKLVTGYSIGGVPPLAHAQQLPTILDETLLLLPEVWAAAGSANSVFPIAPGRLVELAGARVGRVS; encoded by the coding sequence GTGAGCGACCGTCGCGCCGATGCCTACGTGGAGAAGCTCGCGGCCCTCGGCATCGAGATCGAGGCCCGCGAGATGACGGAGAGCACCCACACGGCGCAGCAGGCGGCCGAGGCGATCGGATGCCCGGTCGAGGCGATCGTCAAGAGCCTCCTGTTCCGCGCCGGGGACGATTTCGTGCTGGTCCTGGCGTCTGGCCCCCACCGCGTCGACACGGACCTCGTCGGCGCGCTCGTGGGTGCGCCCGTGTCGATGGCGGATGCGAAGTCGGTGAAGCTCGTCACGGGCTACAGCATCGGCGGTGTGCCGCCGCTCGCCCATGCCCAGCAGCTCCCCACGATCCTGGACGAGACGCTCCTGCTCCTGCCCGAGGTCTGGGCGGCCGCCGGCAGTGCGAACTCGGTCTTTCCGATCGCACCCGGCCGGCTGGTCGAGCTGGCCGGGGCGAGGGTCGGGCGCGTCAGTTAG
- a CDS encoding glycosyltransferase family 1 protein: MKIIFDCRYTRLGRHDGISRYGARLVEELAKLHPVTMLISDERQLEMLPDLPWVMGPDPTAITEPWVARTVNKYQPDVVFTPMQTMGPGGRNYALVTTVHDLIYYRHRTPPRDLNPALRLLWRAYHLWVGFQRAVLNRADAHLVDSETTRDLMAKYRMTRNPMHVVLLGTEQPETAPDRQMPATRDLVYMGSFMPYKNVDLLARSLASLPGFRLRLMSRISDAERERLTAMAPEGSIEFLNGASDEQYNDALTSAFALVSASRDEGFGLPVVEAQALGTPVLLSDTAIFREIGGAPAGYFDPDSIESLVDAVRALDDPEEWRSRSLASAEWAKRYNWPDAARQLLDVLRDAAARRSN; this comes from the coding sequence ATGAAGATCATCTTCGATTGCCGATACACGCGGCTCGGGCGTCACGACGGGATCTCGCGCTACGGTGCGCGCCTGGTGGAGGAACTCGCCAAGCTGCATCCCGTGACGATGCTGATCTCCGACGAGCGCCAGCTGGAGATGCTCCCTGACCTTCCCTGGGTGATGGGTCCTGACCCGACCGCCATCACGGAGCCCTGGGTGGCACGAACCGTCAACAAGTACCAACCGGACGTGGTCTTCACGCCCATGCAGACGATGGGACCCGGCGGACGCAACTACGCGCTCGTCACCACGGTCCACGACCTGATCTACTACCGTCACCGCACGCCACCGCGCGATCTCAACCCCGCGCTGCGACTTCTCTGGCGCGCGTACCACCTGTGGGTGGGTTTCCAGCGAGCGGTGCTCAACCGGGCCGACGCTCACCTCGTGGACTCGGAGACCACGCGCGACCTCATGGCGAAGTACCGGATGACGCGTAACCCCATGCACGTCGTGCTCCTCGGCACTGAGCAGCCCGAGACGGCCCCGGATCGGCAGATGCCTGCCACACGCGATCTCGTCTACATGGGGTCCTTCATGCCCTACAAGAATGTCGATCTGCTCGCGCGGTCCCTGGCTTCACTGCCGGGGTTCCGCCTGCGGCTCATGAGTCGCATCAGCGACGCGGAACGCGAGCGGCTCACAGCGATGGCGCCGGAGGGATCGATCGAGTTCCTCAATGGAGCCAGCGACGAGCAGTACAACGACGCCCTCACGTCTGCCTTCGCGCTTGTGTCGGCCTCCCGCGATGAGGGCTTCGGCCTGCCCGTCGTCGAGGCCCAGGCGTTGGGAACGCCCGTCCTCCTGAGCGATACGGCGATCTTCCGGGAGATCGGGGGAGCGCCAGCTGGCTACTTCGATCCTGATTCGATCGAGTCGCTCGTGGACGCCGTGCGTGCACTCGATGACCCCGAGGAATGGCGGAGCCGTTCGCTCGCCTCCGCGGAGTGGGCCAAGCGGTACAACTGGCCTGACGCGGCGCGGCAGCTCCTCGACGTGCTTCGGGATGCCGCGGCCCGACGCTCTAACTGA
- a CDS encoding alpha/beta fold hydrolase yields MPTANPYASLLDAVTVREATVTVLGTSTRYWDYGPENATTTIIAVHGYRGEHHGLDPVVAHLSGLRIISPDLPGFGESEPLVGRSHDIAGYTAWLSAFVAELGLTSPVILGHSFGSIVVSSAVAGGLEASRVILVNPIAAPALSGPNGFLSRLTLLYYRAGRALPERLGASLLSSWLVVRFMSVFLAQSKDPAMRRWIHDQHHTYFSRYATRNSVVEGFEASITADVSQFAARITQPTLLVGADRDPITTVAAQERLRDLFPDARLVIIPGVGHLVHYEKPREAAEAIVEFLGDGSVPGPAEPMAEGQR; encoded by the coding sequence GTGCCCACAGCGAACCCCTATGCCTCCCTGCTCGACGCAGTGACCGTTCGGGAAGCAACGGTGACGGTTCTCGGGACCTCGACGAGGTACTGGGATTACGGCCCCGAGAATGCCACTACAACCATCATCGCGGTTCACGGCTACCGTGGCGAGCATCACGGCCTCGACCCGGTCGTCGCGCATCTCTCTGGCCTTCGCATCATCAGCCCGGACCTGCCCGGTTTCGGCGAGTCCGAGCCTCTTGTCGGGCGTTCGCACGACATCGCCGGGTACACGGCGTGGCTCTCCGCCTTCGTCGCGGAGCTGGGCCTCACGAGTCCTGTCATCCTCGGGCACTCGTTCGGATCGATCGTGGTCTCGTCGGCCGTGGCCGGTGGCCTCGAGGCATCCCGCGTCATTCTGGTGAACCCGATCGCTGCGCCGGCGCTCTCCGGGCCCAACGGTTTTCTCAGCAGACTCACCCTGCTCTACTACCGGGCCGGCCGCGCCCTGCCCGAGCGTCTTGGCGCCTCGCTGCTCAGCAGCTGGCTCGTGGTGCGCTTCATGAGTGTGTTCCTCGCGCAGTCCAAGGATCCGGCGATGCGTCGCTGGATCCACGACCAGCACCACACCTACTTCAGCCGCTACGCGACCCGCAACTCCGTTGTCGAGGGGTTCGAGGCATCCATCACCGCGGATGTCAGCCAGTTCGCCGCGCGCATCACACAACCGACCCTGCTCGTCGGGGCCGACCGCGACCCGATCACGACGGTCGCGGCCCAGGAGCGGCTGCGCGACCTGTTCCCGGATGCCCGGCTCGTGATCATCCCCGGCGTCGGGCACCTCGTCCACTACGAGAAGCCGCGCGAGGCGGCAGAGGCGATCGTCGAGTTCCTCGGCGACGGATCGGTTCCCGGACCAGCAGAACCCATGGCGGAGGGCCAGCGATGA
- the treS gene encoding maltose alpha-D-glucosyltransferase — protein sequence MTFTAPIQLPGLALDPQWYRRAVFYEVMVRSFYDANGDGSGDLAGLITKLDYLQWLGVDALWLPPFFQSPLRDGGYDVSDFTAVLPEFGTVDEFRELVTKAHERNMRIVIDYPLNHTSDQHEWFQQSREDPEGPYGDYYVWSDSDEKYPNIRIIFVDTEDSNWAFDPVRRQFYFHRFFSHQPDLNFENPAVQQEVLNIIRFWLDMGVDGIRLDAIPYLFESEEGNGEGEQKTHDFIKVIRAMVDKEYPGRMLIAEANQWPNEVVEFFGTVEEPECHMAFDFPVMPRIFYSLRSQHAGELERVLSEVTQEPEGSAWGVFLRNHDELTLEMVSEEYRQAMYGWYAYDPRMRSNVGIRRRLATLLDNSRLEFELAYALLFSLRGSPFLYYGDEIGMGDNIWLPDRDSSRTPMQWTPDRNAGFSTADPGKLFLPVVQSLVYNYTLTNVESQLAQSRSMLHWVRNMIHVRKQHPVFGLGHLTVMPSDHDSVIAFVRDYPGTEGQFGDAAETVLCVFSFAHTPVSASVTLEGYEGAETWDLFGGSQFPSVDESGTLNLTLGSQSFYWLRLVPAARG from the coding sequence ATGACCTTCACCGCCCCCATCCAGTTGCCCGGGCTCGCGCTCGACCCGCAGTGGTATCGCAGGGCAGTGTTCTACGAGGTCATGGTTCGGTCGTTCTACGACGCCAATGGTGACGGATCCGGGGATCTCGCAGGACTCATCACGAAGCTCGACTACCTCCAATGGCTGGGCGTCGACGCCCTGTGGCTTCCCCCGTTCTTCCAGTCGCCGCTGCGGGACGGTGGATACGACGTCTCCGACTTCACGGCGGTCCTCCCCGAGTTCGGCACCGTGGATGAGTTCCGCGAGCTCGTCACGAAGGCCCACGAGCGCAACATGCGCATCGTCATCGACTACCCGCTCAACCACACGTCAGACCAGCACGAGTGGTTCCAGCAGTCCCGCGAGGATCCGGAGGGCCCGTACGGCGACTACTACGTCTGGAGCGACTCCGACGAGAAGTACCCGAACATCCGCATCATCTTCGTCGACACCGAGGACTCGAACTGGGCGTTCGATCCCGTGCGTCGCCAGTTCTACTTTCACCGGTTCTTCTCGCACCAGCCGGACCTGAACTTCGAGAACCCTGCCGTTCAGCAGGAAGTTCTGAACATCATCCGTTTCTGGCTCGACATGGGGGTCGACGGTATCCGCCTCGATGCCATTCCGTACCTCTTCGAGTCCGAGGAGGGCAACGGCGAGGGTGAGCAGAAGACCCACGATTTCATCAAGGTCATTCGCGCCATGGTCGACAAGGAGTACCCGGGCCGGATGCTCATCGCCGAGGCCAACCAGTGGCCGAACGAGGTCGTGGAGTTCTTCGGCACTGTCGAGGAGCCGGAGTGCCACATGGCCTTCGACTTCCCGGTCATGCCCCGCATCTTCTACTCCCTCCGCTCGCAGCACGCCGGAGAGCTCGAGCGCGTGCTCTCCGAGGTGACCCAGGAGCCCGAGGGCTCGGCGTGGGGGGTCTTCCTCCGCAACCACGACGAGCTCACGCTCGAGATGGTGAGCGAGGAATACCGGCAGGCGATGTACGGCTGGTACGCCTACGACCCCCGCATGCGCTCGAACGTGGGAATCCGTCGTCGGCTTGCGACGCTCCTCGACAACTCCCGCCTCGAGTTCGAACTCGCGTACGCGCTGCTGTTCTCGCTCAGGGGCAGCCCCTTCCTGTACTACGGCGACGAGATCGGGATGGGCGACAACATCTGGCTGCCCGACCGCGACTCGAGCCGCACGCCCATGCAGTGGACACCCGACCGAAACGCCGGCTTCTCGACGGCCGATCCCGGCAAGCTGTTCCTGCCCGTCGTGCAGTCGCTGGTCTACAACTACACGCTCACGAACGTCGAGTCACAGCTCGCCCAGTCCCGCTCGATGCTGCACTGGGTGCGCAACATGATCCACGTGCGCAAGCAGCATCCCGTGTTCGGTCTCGGACACCTCACCGTCATGCCGAGCGACCACGACTCGGTCATCGCCTTCGTCCGTGACTACCCCGGTACCGAGGGGCAGTTCGGGGATGCCGCGGAGACGGTGCTGTGCGTCTTCAGCTTCGCGCACACCCCGGTCTCCGCCTCGGTCACACTCGAGGGATACGAGGGGGCCGAGACCTGGGACCTGTTCGGTGGGTCCCAGTTCCCGTCGGTCGATGAGTCGGGCACGCTCAACCTCACGTTGGGCTCGCAATCGTTCTACTGGCTTCGACTCGTGCCAGCGGCGCGCGGATAG
- a CDS encoding exonuclease domain-containing protein: protein MNSWGRIVAFDLETTGVDVDTSRIVSACVAVLDADGDVVARWDWLADPGVDIPEGASRVHGITTERARAEGRPAATVVAEIAQALRVSFGLGMPVVVYNAPYDLSLLDRECRRHGVPVLDDLKPVIDPLVMDKAVDRYRKGKRTLEVTADRYGVDLSDAHDAGSDAIAAGLVAQALARAYPEELALDARDLHELQRGWYREQAERFQDYVRTTKGDSQFVANSEWPVRTTEYAVSFEDTQPIPAPRPRPSLTVPEIDIYTTGTLSLEAFARPRASAYATAPPPQSPPAYPRQPLEEIEAAPVAHPRHAEPLVLEVVPSTAPDTADTAETLPRVTPRRPTVLRVAAGIITDASGRTLVVRKRGTTAFMQAGGKIEPGESALAALTRELLEEIGLQLDPDATEYLGSFRAEAANEPNTVIRAEVFALVTDGVVAPSSEIEELVWLETLESPGIELAPLTRDTVLPLWEKRRSALF, encoded by the coding sequence ATGAACTCGTGGGGCAGAATCGTGGCCTTCGACCTCGAGACCACAGGAGTCGATGTCGACACCAGCCGTATCGTCTCCGCGTGCGTTGCCGTCCTGGACGCCGATGGCGATGTTGTCGCCCGGTGGGACTGGCTTGCCGACCCCGGAGTCGACATCCCAGAGGGCGCCTCGCGCGTGCACGGCATCACTACGGAGCGGGCTCGTGCGGAGGGCAGACCGGCCGCCACCGTCGTGGCCGAGATAGCCCAGGCTTTGCGTGTGAGCTTCGGACTGGGCATGCCCGTGGTCGTCTACAACGCACCGTACGACCTCAGCCTCCTCGACCGTGAGTGCCGCAGGCACGGGGTCCCGGTGCTCGACGACCTGAAGCCGGTGATTGACCCGCTCGTCATGGACAAGGCCGTCGACCGCTACCGCAAGGGCAAGCGCACACTCGAGGTCACGGCAGACCGGTATGGCGTCGACCTGTCTGATGCCCACGACGCGGGCTCGGATGCCATCGCGGCTGGGCTCGTGGCCCAGGCCCTCGCGCGCGCGTATCCGGAGGAACTGGCTCTGGATGCCCGTGACCTCCACGAGCTCCAGCGCGGCTGGTACCGCGAGCAGGCCGAGCGTTTCCAGGACTATGTGCGCACCACGAAGGGCGATTCCCAGTTCGTCGCGAACAGCGAGTGGCCGGTGAGAACGACGGAGTATGCGGTCTCCTTCGAGGACACCCAGCCGATTCCCGCTCCCCGTCCCCGTCCCAGTCTCACGGTCCCCGAGATCGACATCTACACGACGGGAACGCTCTCACTCGAGGCTTTCGCCCGGCCCCGCGCTTCGGCGTACGCGACTGCCCCGCCGCCGCAGAGTCCGCCAGCGTATCCGCGGCAGCCGCTCGAGGAGATCGAAGCGGCCCCCGTGGCGCATCCGCGCCATGCGGAGCCGCTCGTGCTCGAGGTCGTTCCCTCAACCGCGCCTGACACGGCCGACACTGCGGAGACACTCCCCCGCGTCACGCCACGTCGACCAACGGTGCTCCGCGTCGCGGCCGGCATCATCACCGATGCGAGTGGTCGCACTCTTGTCGTGCGCAAGCGGGGTACCACGGCGTTCATGCAGGCCGGCGGCAAGATCGAACCCGGCGAGAGCGCGCTGGCCGCGCTCACTCGTGAGCTTCTCGAGGAGATCGGTCTTCAGCTCGATCCCGACGCTACCGAGTATCTCGGCAGTTTCCGCGCGGAGGCTGCCAACGAGCCCAACACTGTTATTCGCGCCGAGGTGTTCGCTCTCGTCACCGACGGCGTCGTCGCGCCCTCGTCGGAGATCGAGGAGCTCGTGTGGCTCGAGACCCTCGAGAGCCCGGGCATCGAGCTGGCACCGCTCACGAGGGACACCGTGCTCCCGCTGTGGGAGAAGCGGCGCTCCGCGCTCTTCTAG
- a CDS encoding type B 50S ribosomal protein L31: MKTDIHPEYNAVVFRDLASGATFLTRSTVGSDKTIEWEDGNTYPVIDVEISSESHPFYTGKQRIMDSAGRVEKFNTRYKAFGAAPESK; encoded by the coding sequence ATGAAGACCGATATTCACCCGGAGTACAACGCCGTCGTTTTCCGCGACCTGGCATCCGGCGCAACCTTCCTGACCCGCTCGACCGTGGGCAGCGACAAGACGATCGAGTGGGAAGACGGCAACACGTACCCCGTCATCGACGTCGAGATCTCGTCGGAGTCGCACCCGTTCTACACGGGCAAGCAGCGCATCATGGACTCCGCCGGCCGCGTCGAGAAGTTCAACACGCGCTACAAGGCATTCGGCGCAGCGCCCGAATCCAAGTAG
- a CDS encoding ABC transporter ATP-binding protein yields MTSVLDFTDVSVVRDSNRILSGLTWEVDESERWVILGPNGAGKTTLLQLAAAQIHPSSGSVTVLDDTLGRTDVFELRPRVGFASSAMARRMPRDERVIDVVLTAALAVTGRWNEEYEDVDVRRAQRVLAEWKLDHLADRRFGDLSDGEQKRVQIARAIMTDPELLLLDEPAASLDLGSREELVTLLGGFASTEAAPAIVMVTHHVEEIPPGFTHALLLAGGEIQAVGTLDEVVTSENLSSAFGLPLSVTKDGARFVARAA; encoded by the coding sequence ATGACCAGCGTTCTTGATTTCACCGACGTCTCTGTTGTTCGCGATAGCAATCGGATTCTCTCCGGCCTGACGTGGGAGGTCGACGAGTCCGAACGCTGGGTCATTCTTGGCCCGAATGGGGCGGGCAAGACAACCCTGCTGCAGCTCGCCGCCGCCCAGATCCATCCGAGCTCGGGGTCAGTCACCGTGCTCGACGACACGCTCGGCCGCACCGATGTGTTCGAGTTACGGCCGCGTGTCGGTTTCGCGTCGAGCGCCATGGCACGACGGATGCCACGCGACGAGCGTGTCATCGACGTCGTGCTCACAGCAGCCCTCGCCGTGACGGGCCGCTGGAACGAGGAGTACGAGGACGTCGACGTCCGGAGGGCCCAGCGCGTGCTCGCCGAATGGAAGCTCGACCATCTGGCCGATCGACGGTTCGGAGACCTGAGCGACGGGGAGCAGAAGCGCGTCCAGATCGCCAGGGCGATCATGACGGACCCTGAGCTCCTGCTTCTCGACGAGCCAGCCGCAAGTCTCGACCTCGGCTCCCGCGAGGAACTCGTCACTCTGCTCGGGGGCTTCGCGAGCACCGAGGCCGCGCCGGCCATTGTCATGGTCACCCACCACGTCGAGGAGATTCCGCCAGGATTCACCCATGCGTTGCTGCTGGCCGGGGGAGAGATCCAGGCAGTCGGAACACTCGACGAGGTCGTGACATCCGAGAATCTGAGCTCCGCGTTCGGCCTGCCGCTGTCCGTCACCAAGGATGGCGCGCGATTCGTCGCCCGCGCCGCGTAA
- the glgA gene encoding glycogen synthase — MRVDVVTREYPPEVYGGAGVHVAELVRALRGQLDVQVRCFGMPRSEPDVHSYLVPQNLVGANPALATLGVDLSIAQDVAGADLVHSHTWYANAAGHLASMLHGIPHVVTAHSLEPLRPWKAEQLGGGYRVSSWIEKDAFENAAAVIAVSAGMRRDILRSYPSLDEEKVVVIHNGIDPVHWKPVDDPELVRSFGIDPERPSIVFVGRITRQKGLPYLLKAARLLPPEVQLILCAGAPDTPEILAEVQAGVAALQEERTGVVWIEQLLSHSELSAVLSQATTFVCPSVYEPLGIVNLEAMACGIPVVGTATGGIPEVIDDGVTGRLVPIDQLEDGTGTPRDPDRFVADLAAALTEVVSDPEAAQRMGAAGRARAEREFSWTTIAERTIDIYRSLTGSGTGTP; from the coding sequence ATGCGAGTCGATGTCGTCACACGTGAGTATCCACCGGAGGTCTACGGGGGTGCCGGAGTCCACGTGGCGGAACTCGTCAGGGCGCTGAGGGGCCAGCTCGACGTGCAGGTGCGCTGTTTCGGGATGCCTCGTTCCGAGCCCGACGTGCACTCCTACCTCGTGCCGCAGAACCTCGTGGGAGCCAATCCCGCCCTCGCCACTCTCGGCGTCGACCTCTCCATCGCCCAGGATGTCGCGGGCGCCGACCTCGTCCATTCGCACACCTGGTACGCCAATGCTGCCGGTCACCTGGCGAGCATGCTGCACGGCATCCCACACGTCGTCACGGCCCACAGCCTCGAGCCGCTGCGCCCGTGGAAGGCGGAACAGCTCGGCGGCGGCTACCGGGTGTCGAGCTGGATCGAGAAGGACGCGTTCGAGAACGCCGCCGCCGTCATCGCCGTGAGTGCGGGGATGCGACGTGACATCCTGCGCTCCTATCCGTCACTCGACGAGGAGAAGGTCGTCGTGATCCACAACGGCATCGACCCGGTGCACTGGAAGCCAGTCGATGACCCAGAGCTCGTTCGCTCGTTCGGTATCGACCCCGAGCGACCGTCGATCGTCTTCGTGGGGCGGATCACCCGCCAGAAGGGCCTCCCGTACCTCCTCAAGGCGGCTCGCCTGCTGCCACCGGAGGTGCAGCTCATCCTCTGCGCTGGCGCCCCGGACACCCCCGAGATCCTGGCGGAGGTCCAGGCCGGTGTCGCTGCTCTCCAGGAGGAGCGCACCGGCGTCGTGTGGATCGAACAGCTCCTCAGTCACTCCGAGCTCTCCGCCGTGCTCTCACAGGCGACCACGTTCGTGTGTCCCTCGGTGTACGAACCGCTCGGCATCGTCAACCTCGAGGCCATGGCCTGCGGAATTCCGGTCGTCGGTACCGCCACGGGCGGCATCCCCGAGGTCATCGATGATGGGGTCACCGGTCGGCTCGTGCCGATCGACCAGCTCGAGGATGGCACGGGCACTCCGCGCGATCCCGACCGGTTCGTCGCCGACCTGGCCGCGGCACTCACCGAGGTCGTCAGTGATCCCGAAGCGGCCCAACGAATGGGCGCGGCAGGCAGAGCGCGTGCGGAGCGCGAGTTCAGCTGGACGACAATAGCCGAACGAACCATCGACATCTACCGCAGCCTCACGGGGAGCGGCACCGGCACACCGTAG
- a CDS encoding glucose-1-phosphate adenylyltransferase produces MVAPKIFGIVLAGGEGKRLMPLTGDRAKPAVPFGGGYRLIDFALSNLINSGLRQIVVLTQYKSHSLDRHVSQTWRLSGLLNAYVASVPAQQRLGKRWFSGSADAILQSLNLLRDEKPDIVVVVGADHVYRMDFSQMIDAHIESGLGLTVAAIRQPIALANQFGVIEVEASDQTRIAAFHEKPEKPIGLLDSPDEVLASMGNYVFDADVLIDAVIRDGERSDSNHDMGGDIVPDFVSRGLAGVYDLNRNHVPGATDRDRFYWRDVGTIESFFDAHQDLISALPVFNLYNREWPIFSQQLNSPPAKFVRDARGDLGTMIDSIISLGSVLSGAHIERSVLGPWVTVESGALVADSVVFERVKIMPNAVVRKAILDKDVVVEAGASVGVDHDADRARGFTVTETGITVVGKGVVVS; encoded by the coding sequence ATGGTCGCCCCAAAGATATTCGGCATCGTTCTCGCCGGTGGTGAAGGAAAGCGGCTGATGCCGTTGACAGGAGATCGGGCCAAGCCCGCCGTTCCGTTCGGTGGGGGCTACCGCCTCATCGATTTCGCCCTCTCCAACCTCATCAACTCTGGGCTGCGCCAGATCGTCGTGCTCACGCAGTACAAGTCGCACAGCCTCGACCGCCACGTCTCCCAGACCTGGCGACTCTCCGGGCTGCTGAACGCCTACGTGGCATCCGTGCCTGCACAGCAGAGACTCGGCAAGCGCTGGTTCAGTGGCTCCGCGGATGCCATCCTCCAGAGCCTCAACCTGCTCAGGGACGAGAAGCCTGACATCGTCGTTGTGGTCGGTGCCGACCACGTGTACCGCATGGACTTCAGCCAGATGATCGATGCACACATCGAGTCGGGACTGGGACTCACCGTTGCGGCGATCCGCCAGCCGATCGCGCTGGCGAACCAGTTCGGCGTGATCGAGGTGGAGGCCTCCGACCAGACGCGCATCGCGGCCTTCCACGAGAAGCCGGAGAAGCCGATCGGTCTTCTCGACTCCCCTGACGAAGTGCTGGCCTCGATGGGCAACTACGTCTTCGACGCTGACGTCCTCATCGACGCCGTCATCCGCGATGGTGAGCGGAGCGACTCCAACCACGACATGGGTGGCGACATCGTGCCCGACTTCGTCTCGCGCGGACTCGCCGGGGTCTACGACCTCAACCGCAACCACGTGCCCGGCGCCACAGACCGCGACCGCTTCTACTGGCGCGATGTGGGAACCATCGAGTCGTTCTTCGACGCCCACCAGGACCTCATCTCGGCGCTGCCCGTCTTCAACCTCTACAACCGCGAGTGGCCGATCTTCAGCCAGCAGCTCAACTCGCCGCCCGCGAAGTTCGTCCGGGATGCCCGCGGTGACCTCGGCACGATGATCGACTCGATCATCTCCCTCGGGTCGGTGCTCTCCGGTGCGCACATCGAGCGGAGCGTGCTCGGTCCGTGGGTGACCGTGGAGTCGGGCGCGCTCGTCGCTGACTCCGTGGTGTTCGAGCGCGTGAAGATCATGCCCAATGCGGTAGTCCGCAAGGCCATCCTCGACAAGGACGTCGTGGTGGAGGCCGGAGCGTCGGTCGGGGTCGACCATGACGCCGACCGTGCACGCGGCTTCACCGTGACCGAGACGGGGATCACCGTCGTCGGCAAGGGCGTCGTCGTCTCCTAA
- the serB gene encoding phosphoserine phosphatase SerB produces the protein MPRFLVVLDVDSTLIENEVIELLAAEAGSLSEVEDITFKAMNGELDFEESLRARVHTLAGLKESVFAEVGTHVTVTRGVPELIDGVRGAGGRVGVVSGGFHEILDPIADELGLDYWRANRLQVVDGVLTGGLTGPIIDAEAKATTLREWAAESSIPLSNTVAVGDGANDLTMMAIAGLAIGFDAKAPVRDLAGVLIDDRDLSQVLPLLGLRG, from the coding sequence ATGCCCCGATTCCTCGTCGTGCTCGACGTCGACTCCACGCTCATCGAGAACGAGGTCATCGAGCTCCTGGCCGCGGAGGCCGGCTCGTTGTCTGAGGTGGAGGACATCACCTTCAAGGCGATGAACGGGGAACTCGACTTCGAGGAGAGTCTCCGCGCGCGCGTCCACACTCTCGCTGGGCTGAAGGAGTCGGTGTTCGCCGAGGTCGGCACCCACGTCACCGTCACTCGCGGGGTTCCAGAGCTCATCGATGGGGTGCGGGGCGCCGGGGGTCGAGTCGGAGTCGTCTCCGGCGGATTCCACGAGATACTCGATCCGATCGCCGATGAGCTCGGGCTCGACTATTGGAGGGCGAACCGCCTGCAGGTCGTCGATGGCGTCCTCACCGGCGGGTTGACGGGGCCCATCATTGACGCCGAGGCGAAAGCCACCACTCTTCGCGAGTGGGCGGCCGAGTCATCCATCCCCCTGTCCAACACCGTGGCGGTCGGCGATGGTGCCAACGACCTCACGATGATGGCCATCGCGGGTCTCGCGATCGGCTTCGACGCCAAGGCACCGGTGCGTGATCTTGCTGGTGTGCTGATCGATGACCGGGACCTGAGCCAGGTGCTGCCGCTCCTGGGGCTGCGCGGCTGA
- a CDS encoding beta-ketoacyl-ACP reductase has protein sequence MTEPRTVLITGGNRGIGRAIAEEFVAQGHRVAVTARSGQGPEGTLTVIADVTDAASIDAAFTEVENALGPVEVVVANAGITRDTLLLRMSDEDFTEVIDTNLTGSFRVVKRASKGMLKARFGRVILVSSVVGLLGSAGQINYAASKSGLIGIARSLTRELGSRGITANVVAPGFIETDMTAELPAEQQEAYLAQIPAKRFASPTEVARVITWLASDDAGYISGAVIPVDGGLGMGH, from the coding sequence ATGACTGAGCCCAGAACTGTTCTTATCACCGGCGGCAACAGAGGGATCGGGCGGGCCATCGCCGAGGAGTTCGTCGCCCAGGGCCACCGAGTAGCCGTCACCGCCCGGTCCGGCCAGGGCCCGGAGGGCACTCTCACGGTCATCGCCGACGTGACGGATGCCGCTAGCATCGACGCTGCCTTCACCGAGGTCGAGAACGCCCTGGGGCCCGTGGAGGTCGTGGTCGCCAACGCCGGAATCACCCGTGACACGCTTCTCCTCCGGATGAGCGACGAGGACTTCACCGAGGTGATCGACACCAACCTCACCGGATCGTTCCGCGTGGTCAAGCGGGCGTCGAAGGGCATGCTGAAGGCGCGGTTCGGCCGTGTCATCCTCGTCTCGAGTGTCGTGGGCCTCCTCGGCTCCGCTGGGCAGATCAACTACGCGGCCTCCAAGAGCGGGCTCATCGGAATCGCCCGTTCACTGACGCGAGAGCTCGGGTCTCGCGGGATCACGGCGAACGTCGTTGCCCCGGGGTTCATCGAGACCGATATGACCGCCGAACTCCCTGCGGAGCAACAGGAGGCCTACCTCGCGCAGATCCCCGCGAAGCGCTTCGCCAGTCCGACGGAGGTCGCCAGGGTCATCACGTGGCTCGCGAGCGACGACGCGGGCTACATCTCCGGTGCCGTCATCCCGGTCGACGGCGGCCTCGGGATGGGTCACTAG